The following proteins are co-located in the Neodiprion virginianus isolate iyNeoVirg1 chromosome 6, iyNeoVirg1.1, whole genome shotgun sequence genome:
- the LOC124306621 gene encoding uncharacterized protein LOC124306621 isoform X1, which yields MEISKSLQDEIHSVQNKLKYAIQNHQVYVGKLNDDPNNDELLGQLHEIQEHIISLSKCQKQVVQRLRKEVKLYEAANSNGGKVSIGSLLGLNNNDSITNNNVTKSRETEQTVNGNNFNVLSRRLSKDDYEDEIQNVDPPSPNHHFRNNCPRERTRFNRIDSNDKDIVEIETDENSTEKPIPDDMYRDLRCEQQNFLGCLGLITADKHRELQNKRAERKRRSTANPQFVYSNWEIPTKRKRHSYLQSNGTAPQTRQTTARLNGPSPPPSKVGRLKSSSPPCAASAKSLIPTQKSSTRPNILRNNQESKVFAGKTKSENNLSHKQQSNAKSVTSVGGKAVHIPGLPSSLTIERIENICRAVCVLCRKSDSTLEVCEVCGTYFHATCHVASSPTFRTCPKCTTKTEESDCDQNSSDTLAIETKREIEIATASNTPRDVGKTREDSEVHKTSGGFHKADAAAERPIPAALGVNQLPSSTFLIPIVPNSIPSSTVSTTVSSSSSSSTFDVHQSETTVSSATPVNSGESNISTPYSSILVNQLSRPPSIESDTKVTYAYQFPITVGQQEKSQSYLIVKKISESSKTTARSKQLSSSSISSTVPGNKPDRRSSISATVDAQQSPNASSNDDAQSDVKSLAFRELLGRFKNHNGQEPAKPCEDTPPKPVKSESTNSFNGEKCLIKQHSKLNINQLRTPRQSNSFIPLHSIIGGPKTIDKPDVAKESSETRKVGQSSCEPVAHCSKAKSKTNLLYSLFSSNNESHSFTGSFVQSQDPAAEQIQSEFKLQSPENCESKCDKLKPGVHSSSVSNFSEYVKLEEAHLSAPFRPNLERKSPEELSAISEKKEDSVLFLDVNEGDDVPLHATNDSLESETRDNDADSKIVKEMADINPDFTSFEEYHNENLKTTLNFIAIEKKHSNTYIKFHNFDECSDSGEDERSDKTRRQETIRQDLKILKNELSQKKNYLALRKKFLPPKIKPEFERQDLPMNDHELIIKDAEDNDRIILLGKSSITTLSEEESKAKLGINVVSTENMQVLEQFESAMLEVDKDETTNC from the exons ATGGAGATATCGAAAAGTTTGCAGGATGAGATACACTCCGTGCAAAACAAGCTCAAATACGCCATACAAAATCATCAG GTGTACGTGGGGAAGCTCAACGACGACCCAAAC AACGACGAACTTCTTGGACAACTGCACGAGATTCAAGAGCACATCATTTCTCTTTCAAAATGCCAG AAACAGGTCGTTCAGCGTTTGCGCAAGGAGGTGAAGCTTTACGAAGCGGCAAATTCAAATGGCGGCAAAGTTTCTATAGGCTCGTTACTAGGATTGAACAACAACGACAGTATAACGAATAATAATGTAACGAAAAGCCGCGAAACCGAGCAAACCGTCAATGGGAATAATTTCAACGTATTGAGTCGCAGATTGTCGAAAGACGATTACGAGGATGAAATTCAAAACGTTGATCCACCATCGCCCAATCatcattttcgaaataattgtcCCAG GGAAAGAACAAGATTCAACCGAATAGATTCAAACGACAAGGACATTGTAGAAATTGAAACGGATGAAAATTCGACTGAGAAACCAATTCCTGATGATATGTACCGAGATCTTCGGTGCgagcaacaaaattttcttggATGTCTCGGATTGATCACGGCCGACAAGCACAGGGAATTACAAAACAAAAGAGCAGAAAGAAAACGCAGGAGTACCGCCAATCCACAGTTCGTTTATTCTAATTGGGAAATTCCTACT aaaagaaaaagacacTCATATCTGCAATCGAATGGGACAGCACCGCAAACGCGACAAACGACAGCTCGATTAAACGGTCCATCTCCACCTCCTTCTAAGGTGGGACGTCTAAAGTCATCATCGCCGCCCTGTGCAGCCTCCGCAAAGTCGTTAATTCCAACGCAAAAGTCATCGACAAGACCAAATATACTTAGAAATAATCAAGAAAGTAAAGTATTTGCAGGCAAAACGAAATCCGAGAATAATTTGAGCCACAAACAGCAGTCTAATGCTAAGTCGGTTACATCGGTGGGAGGCAAAGCTGTCCACATACCTGGTCTACCCTCGAGTTTAACCATTGAAAGGATCGAAAATATATGCCGCGCAGTTTGTGTTCTCTGCAGAAAATCTG ATTCTACTTTAGAGGTTTGTGAAGTTTGTGGTACATATTTTCACGCAACTTGCCACGTGGCTTCAAGCCCTACTTTCAGAACCTGTCCAAAATGTACCACTAAAACTGAGGAATCAGATTGCGATCAAAACAGTAGCGATACCTTAGCAATTGAGACCAaaagagaaattgaaatag CAACAGCATCGAACACGCCAAGAGATGTTGGGAAAACAAGAGAAGACTCAGAGGTCCATAAAACGTCTGGTGGATTTCATAAAGCTGATGCAGCAGCAGAACGACCCATCCCAGCAGCCCTCGGCGTCAACCAGCTTCCATCCTCAACCTTCCTTATCCCTATCGTCCCGAACTCCATCCCCTCCTCCACCGTCTCCACCACGgtctcctcttcctcctcgtcTTCCACATTCGACGTCCATCAGTCTGAGACCACTGTCTCATCTGCAACACCTGTCAACAGTGGAGAATCAAACATCAGCACGCCTTACTCCTCAATTCTCGTCAACCAACTCTCACGACCACCAAGCATTGAGTCGGACACCAAGGTCACCTACGCCTACCAGTTTCCAATCACAGTTGGTCAACAAGAAAAATCACAGTCTTACCTCATCGTCAAAAAAATCTCCGAATCATCAAAAACCACAGCAAGAAGTAAAcaattatcatcatcatcaatcTCGTCAACAGTCCCCGGAAATAAACCTGACAGGCGAAGTTCTATCTCCGCCACTGTCGACGCTCAACAATCTCCAAATGCCAGTTCCAACGACGATGCTCAATCAGACGTCAAGTCTCTTGCTTTCAGAGAATTATTGGGAAGATTCAAAAATCACAACGGACAAGAGCCTGCTAAGCCATGCGAAGATACACCGCCAAAACCTGTTAAATCAGAATCAACAAACAGTTTTAACGGTGAGAAGTGCCTCATCAAACAGCACTCTAAGCTCAACATCAACCAGCTCCGAACACCAAGACAATCGAACAGTTTTATACCCCTCCACAGTATTATTGGCGGCCCAAAAACTATCGACAAACCTGATGTCGCGAAGGAATCATCAGAAACACGAAAAGTCGGACAGTCCAGCTGCGAACCCGTCGCCCATTGTTCAAAAGccaaatcaaaaacaaatttactcTACTCATTGTTCTCAAGCAATAACGAGTCCCATTCCTTCACCGGTAGTTTTGTCCAGTCGCAAGATCCAGCCGCAGAACAAATCCAATCAGAATTCAAACTCCAATCACCTGAAAATTGCGAATCGAAATGCGACAAACTCAAACCTGGAGTTCATTCTTCCTCCgtctcaaatttctcagaATACGTGAAATTGGAAGAAGCGCATTTATCAGCGCCATTTAGACCAAACCTAGAACGAAAAAGCCCAGAAGAATTGAGTGcgatttcagaaaaaaaagaagattcaGTCTTATTTTTGGATGTAAACGAGGGCGATGATGTTCCGTTGCATGCGACAAATGACTCACTCGAAAGTGAAACTCGAGATAATGATGCAGATTCAAAGATTGTCAAAGAGATGGCTGATATAAATCCAGATTTCACAAGCTTCGAGGAATATCATAacgagaatttgaaaactacTCTGAATTTCATAGCCATTGAGAAAAAGCACAGTAACACTTACATCAagtttcacaattttgatGAGTGCAGTGATTCGGGGGAAGATGAACGTTCAGACAAGACCCGCCGGCAGGAGACCATTAGGCAAGATCTGAAGATACTGAAAAATGAGctatcacaaaaaaaaaactatcttgCTCTTCGAAAAAAGTTCCTGCCTCCTAAGATTAAGCCTGAATTCGAGAGACAAGACTTACCAATGAACGATCACGAACTCATAATAAAAGATGCCGAGGATAATGACAGAATAATCTTGCTTGGAAAAAGTAGTATTACCACATTGTCAGAAGAAGAAAGCAAGGCAAAATTGGGTATAAATGTAGTATCCACAGAAAACATGCAGGTCCTTGAACAGTTTGAGTCTGCTATGCTAGAGGTCGACAAAGATGAAACTACCAATTGTTGA
- the LOC124306621 gene encoding serine/arginine repetitive matrix protein 1-like isoform X2 codes for MEISKSLQDEIHSVQNKLKYAIQNHQVYVGKLNDDPNNDELLGQLHEIQEHIISLSKCQKQVVQRLRKEVKLYEAANSNGGKVSIGSLLGLNNNDSITNNNVTKSRETEQTVNGNNFNVLSRRLSKDDYEDEIQNVDPPSPNHHFRNNCPRERTRFNRIDSNDKDIVEIETDENSTEKPIPDDMYRDLRCEQQNFLGCLGLITADKHRELQNKRAERKRRSTANPQFVYSNWEIPTKRKRHSYLQSNGTAPQTRQTTARLNGPSPPPSKVGRLKSSSPPCAASAKSLIPTQKSSTRPNILRNNQESKVFAGKTKSENNLSHKQQSNAKSVTSVGGKAVHIPGLPSSLTIERIENICRAVCVLCRKSDSTLEVCEVCGTYFHATCHVASSPTFRTCPKCTTKTEESDCDQNSSDTLAIETKREIEIEEKERDRYELRERNSDLRLQVYELEKRSQLLGQSLQQQHRTRQEMLGKQEKTQRSIKRLVDFIKLMQQQNDPSQQPSASTSFHPQPSLSLSSRTPSPPPPSPPRSPLPPRLPHSTSISLRPLSHLQHLSTVENQTSARLTPQFSSTNSHDHQALSRTPRSPTPTSFQSQLVNKKNHSLTSSSKKSPNHQKPQQEVNNYHHHQSRQQSPEINLTGEVLSPPLSTLNNLQMPVPTTMLNQTSSLLLSENYWEDSKITTDKSLLSHAKIHRQNLLNQNQQTVLTVRSASSNSTLSSTSTSSEHQDNRTVLYPSTVLLAAQKLSTNLMSRRNHQKHEKSDSPAANPSPIVQKPNQKQIYSTHCSQAITSPIPSPVVLSSRKIQPQNKSNQNSNSNHLKIANRNATNSNLEFILPPSQISQNT; via the exons ATGGAGATATCGAAAAGTTTGCAGGATGAGATACACTCCGTGCAAAACAAGCTCAAATACGCCATACAAAATCATCAG GTGTACGTGGGGAAGCTCAACGACGACCCAAAC AACGACGAACTTCTTGGACAACTGCACGAGATTCAAGAGCACATCATTTCTCTTTCAAAATGCCAG AAACAGGTCGTTCAGCGTTTGCGCAAGGAGGTGAAGCTTTACGAAGCGGCAAATTCAAATGGCGGCAAAGTTTCTATAGGCTCGTTACTAGGATTGAACAACAACGACAGTATAACGAATAATAATGTAACGAAAAGCCGCGAAACCGAGCAAACCGTCAATGGGAATAATTTCAACGTATTGAGTCGCAGATTGTCGAAAGACGATTACGAGGATGAAATTCAAAACGTTGATCCACCATCGCCCAATCatcattttcgaaataattgtcCCAG GGAAAGAACAAGATTCAACCGAATAGATTCAAACGACAAGGACATTGTAGAAATTGAAACGGATGAAAATTCGACTGAGAAACCAATTCCTGATGATATGTACCGAGATCTTCGGTGCgagcaacaaaattttcttggATGTCTCGGATTGATCACGGCCGACAAGCACAGGGAATTACAAAACAAAAGAGCAGAAAGAAAACGCAGGAGTACCGCCAATCCACAGTTCGTTTATTCTAATTGGGAAATTCCTACT aaaagaaaaagacacTCATATCTGCAATCGAATGGGACAGCACCGCAAACGCGACAAACGACAGCTCGATTAAACGGTCCATCTCCACCTCCTTCTAAGGTGGGACGTCTAAAGTCATCATCGCCGCCCTGTGCAGCCTCCGCAAAGTCGTTAATTCCAACGCAAAAGTCATCGACAAGACCAAATATACTTAGAAATAATCAAGAAAGTAAAGTATTTGCAGGCAAAACGAAATCCGAGAATAATTTGAGCCACAAACAGCAGTCTAATGCTAAGTCGGTTACATCGGTGGGAGGCAAAGCTGTCCACATACCTGGTCTACCCTCGAGTTTAACCATTGAAAGGATCGAAAATATATGCCGCGCAGTTTGTGTTCTCTGCAGAAAATCTG ATTCTACTTTAGAGGTTTGTGAAGTTTGTGGTACATATTTTCACGCAACTTGCCACGTGGCTTCAAGCCCTACTTTCAGAACCTGTCCAAAATGTACCACTAAAACTGAGGAATCAGATTGCGATCAAAACAGTAGCGATACCTTAGCAATTGAGACCAaaagagaaattgaaatag aagaaaaagagagagacagataTGAACTGCGCGAGAGAAACTCGGATTTGAGGTTGCAGGTTTACGAATTGGAAAAACGCTCGCAACTCCTTGGTCAATCTCTTCAG CAACAGCATCGAACACGCCAAGAGATGTTGGGAAAACAAGAGAAGACTCAGAGGTCCATAAAACGTCTGGTGGATTTCATAAAGCTGATGCAGCAGCAGAACGACCCATCCCAGCAGCCCTCGGCGTCAACCAGCTTCCATCCTCAACCTTCCTTATCCCTATCGTCCCGAACTCCATCCCCTCCTCCACCGTCTCCACCACGgtctcctcttcctcctcgtcTTCCACATTCGACGTCCATCAGTCTGAGACCACTGTCTCATCTGCAACACCTGTCAACAGTGGAGAATCAAACATCAGCACGCCTTACTCCTCAATTCTCGTCAACCAACTCTCACGACCACCAAGCATTGAGTCGGACACCAAGGTCACCTACGCCTACCAGTTTCCAATCACAGTTGGTCAACAAGAAAAATCACAGTCTTACCTCATCGTCAAAAAAATCTCCGAATCATCAAAAACCACAGCAAGAAGTAAAcaattatcatcatcatcaatcTCGTCAACAGTCCCCGGAAATAAACCTGACAGGCGAAGTTCTATCTCCGCCACTGTCGACGCTCAACAATCTCCAAATGCCAGTTCCAACGACGATGCTCAATCAGACGTCAAGTCTCTTGCTTTCAGAGAATTATTGGGAAGATTCAAAAATCACAACGGACAAGAGCCTGCTAAGCCATGCGAAGATACACCGCCAAAACCTGTTAAATCAGAATCAACAAACAGTTTTAACGGTGAGAAGTGCCTCATCAAACAGCACTCTAAGCTCAACATCAACCAGCTCCGAACACCAAGACAATCGAACAGTTTTATACCCCTCCACAGTATTATTGGCGGCCCAAAAACTATCGACAAACCTGATGTCGCGAAGGAATCATCAGAAACACGAAAAGTCGGACAGTCCAGCTGCGAACCCGTCGCCCATTGTTCAAAAGccaaatcaaaaacaaatttactcTACTCATTGTTCTCAAGCAATAACGAGTCCCATTCCTTCACCGGTAGTTTTGTCCAGTCGCAAGATCCAGCCGCAGAACAAATCCAATCAGAATTCAAACTCCAATCACCTGAAAATTGCGAATCGAAATGCGACAAACTCAAACCTGGAGTTCATTCTTCCTCCgtctcaaatttctcagaATACGTGA
- the LOC124306623 gene encoding nuclear pore complex protein Nup50 produces MSSKRTATSELNHDNWNDEETREEAGTFSKASKEDLQRRVIKSARRRIVNSGGDDAPKAAFGAFTAFKTAAPAGSSPFSFLANTSNATNTKSSEKTVANKVGPSNGSVNPAANGPESKDSSSLKQESMSKNSDAKHFPTGKEDGKIFKKSTDYYAKLKGLNESVTQWIKSHVDSNPFCILTPIFKDYDKHLKEIEAKHGQETTSTILSPEKTGEKSNLESSPVKSKSNLETGKTESQTKKSVFSNPSVGNAESKSESSIFKNANVGKSLFGNTETTSEVKSVFGSVSTERNPFLSTSFTVVEDKKKETESEITDQKPTASLSFPPSGPTATFSFGQSSATSTASAGFSFGGGKPFSFGNVAKTTEAEETKEDEEKDDDDEPPKPDFKPITEDDAIYEQRCKVFVKKDGNFADRGVGTLFLKPTPNDKTQLIVRADTSCGNLLLNTILTEGIPMQRMGKNNVMMVLLPTPDSKPPPTPVLLRVKTSEDADALLEKLNKHKK; encoded by the exons ATGTCTAGCAAACGAACTGCTACCTCAGAGCTGAATCACGATAATTGGAACGATGAAGAAACTCGGGAAGAGGCAGGAACGTTTAGCAAAGCATCAAAAGAAGATTTGCAGAGAAGAGTCATCAAATCGGCCAGACGGCGAATAGTCAACAGCGGAGGGGAT GATGCACCAAAAGCAGCGTTTGGCGCGTTTACTGCTTTCAAAACTGCTGCACCTGCAGGTTCTTCACCCTTTAGCTTCCTTGCAAATACTAGTAATGCAACAAATACGAAGAGTAGTGAAAAAACGGTGGCTAATAAAGTAGGTCCGAGCAATGGATCGGTTAACCCTGCAGCGAATGGGCCAGAAAGCAAAGATTCTTCTTCGTTGAAACAGGAATCAATGTCGAAAAATTCGGATGCTAAGCATTTTCCAACTGGAAAGGAAGATGggaagattttcaaaaaatcaacagATTATTATGCAAAATTGAAGGGACTTAACGAAAGCGTCACTCAATGGATCAAGTCACATGTAGATTCAAATCCGTTTTGTATTTTAACCCCAATATTTAAAGATTATGACAAGCATCTTAAAGAAATTGAAGCTAAACATGGACAGGAAACCACCTCGACCATTTTGAGCCCAGAAAAGACTGGGGAAAAATCTAACTTGGAAAGTTCACCCGTTAAGAGTAAGTCGAATTTGGAAACTGGAAAGACTGAATCACAGACTAAGAAGTCGGTCTTTAGTAATCCATCAGTGGGAAATGCAGAGTCGAAAAGCGAATCATCGATTTTCAAGAATGCGAATGTTGGAAAATCGTTATTCGGGAATACTGAAACTACCTCGGAAGTCAAAAGCGTTTTTGGCAGTGTTTCCACTGAACGGAATCCATTTTTAAGTACATCGTTTACAGTTGTAGAAGATAAGAAAAAGGAAACCGAATCTGAAATTACTGATCAGAAACCAACAGCAAGTCTTTCGTTTCCACCATCTGGTCCCACAGCCACATTCAGCTTTGGCCAAAGTTCAGCAACCAGTACAGCTTCGGCAGGATTCAGTTTCGGAGG TGGAAAACCATTTTCTTTTGGCAATGTGGCTAAAACTACAGAAGCAGAAGAGACtaaagaagacgaagaaaaagatgatGATGACGAACCACCGAAACCAGACTTCAAACCCATCACGGAAGACGATGCAATTTATGAACAACG ATGCAAGGTATTTGTCAAAAAAGATGGAAATTTTGCTGATCGAGGAGTAGGTACCCTGTTTCTGAAGCCTACACCCAACGACAAAACACAGCTAATAGTGCGTGCCGATACTTCGTGCGGAAATTTACTCTTGAATACAATATTAACCGAGGGTATACCAATGCAGCGTATGGGAAAGAATAATGTTATGATGGTTCTTCTTCCAACACCAGATTCCAAACCACCACCGACACCAGTTTTGTTAAGAGTTAAGACGAGCGAGGACGCCGATGCGTTGTTAGAAAAGCTTAATAAGCacaagaaatga